A region of Rhizorhabdus wittichii RW1 DNA encodes the following proteins:
- a CDS encoding major facilitator superfamily MFS_1 (PFAM: General substrate transporter; major facilitator superfamily MFS_1), with protein MTAAAAATTGEEPRGRHAGLIAMLAFVVMFEGFDLNLTSIILPYAAKAFGVGPADLGAALSFIALGAICAYLTLRLADRFGRKPVLILSSVGFSIGTLLTALAPGLASFTAIQFVTRLLLVTQVASAYTIVSETLPAAVRGKANGVLGACASVGAALPAMLLAPLLETALGWRGLFLVGAMPLLVVPLLIRFVREPAVFVADRAGEKRGGPVAELRRLLQPDLRRRFVGMSLLWFALNFFAGAATYFFTYHVIDERGWAARDIALIAPFGLAAAAGGYLLAGFCMDRIGRRPTALAFVTLCALSAALIYGAPGWWPVAAGWVLMQGAMGLWIVGFTINAELFPTGIRATANGWCHNLIGRWGLVVAPLLVGQVARVAGSTGAACLLLSMVVLIAIPAVLILPETRGRSLAET; from the coding sequence GTGACGGCGGCCGCCGCCGCCACGACCGGGGAGGAGCCGCGCGGCCGCCATGCCGGGCTGATCGCGATGCTGGCCTTCGTCGTGATGTTCGAGGGGTTCGACCTCAACCTGACCAGCATCATCCTGCCCTATGCGGCCAAGGCCTTCGGGGTCGGCCCCGCCGATCTCGGCGCGGCGCTGTCGTTCATCGCGCTCGGCGCGATCTGCGCCTATCTCACGCTGCGCCTCGCCGATCGCTTCGGGCGCAAGCCGGTGCTGATCCTGTCCTCGGTCGGCTTCTCGATCGGCACCCTGCTGACCGCGCTGGCGCCGGGCCTCGCAAGCTTCACCGCGATCCAGTTCGTCACCCGCCTGCTGCTCGTCACCCAGGTGGCGAGCGCCTATACGATCGTCAGCGAGACGTTGCCGGCGGCGGTGCGCGGCAAGGCCAACGGCGTGCTCGGCGCCTGCGCCAGCGTCGGCGCGGCGCTGCCCGCGATGCTGCTCGCGCCGCTCCTCGAAACCGCGCTCGGCTGGCGCGGGCTGTTCCTGGTCGGGGCGATGCCGCTGCTGGTCGTGCCGCTGCTGATCCGCTTCGTCCGCGAGCCCGCGGTGTTCGTCGCCGACCGCGCCGGGGAAAAGCGGGGCGGGCCGGTCGCCGAGTTGCGCCGGCTGCTGCAACCCGATCTGCGGAGACGCTTCGTCGGGATGAGCCTGCTGTGGTTCGCGCTCAACTTCTTCGCGGGGGCGGCGACCTATTTCTTCACCTATCACGTCATCGACGAGCGTGGCTGGGCGGCGCGCGACATCGCGCTGATCGCGCCGTTCGGCCTCGCGGCGGCGGCGGGCGGCTATCTGCTCGCCGGTTTCTGCATGGACCGGATCGGCCGGCGGCCGACCGCGCTCGCCTTCGTCACGCTGTGCGCGCTGTCGGCGGCGCTGATCTACGGCGCGCCGGGCTGGTGGCCGGTCGCCGCCGGCTGGGTGCTGATGCAGGGGGCGATGGGGCTGTGGATCGTCGGCTTCACCATCAACGCCGAACTGTTCCCGACCGGCATCCGCGCCACCGCCAATGGCTGGTGCCACAATCTGATCGGGCGCTGGGGCCTGGTGGTGGCGCCGTTGCTGGTGGGGCAGGTCGCGCGGGTCGCCGGGTCGACCGGGGCCGCCTGCCTGCTGCTGTCGATGGTCGTGCTGATCGCGATCCCGGCGGTGCTGATCCTGCCCGAAACGCGCGGCCGGTCGCTGGCGGAGACCTGA
- a CDS encoding Glutathione S-transferase, N-terminal domain (PFAM: Glutathione S-transferase, N-terminal domain), whose amino-acid sequence MSARRSRRAMPARPIFYSFRRCPYAMRARLALQVSGTVCELREVKLSAKPAALIAASPKATVPVLHLPDGEVIDQSLDIMRWALGQADPEGWLDRADAALIAANDGPFKHHLDRYKYPDRHGSDSAEHRTAGLGLLAALEERLARTAHLDGPARGLTDAAIFPFVRQFAETDRAWFDAQPMPHLHDWLARQLGSALFAAAMVRPDPWRPGDPPLLFPAG is encoded by the coding sequence ATGTCGGCGCGACGATCGCGCCGCGCGATGCCGGCTAGACCGATCTTCTACAGCTTTCGCCGCTGCCCTTATGCGATGCGGGCGCGGCTGGCATTGCAGGTCAGCGGCACGGTCTGCGAGCTGCGCGAGGTCAAGCTGTCCGCCAAGCCCGCCGCGCTGATCGCGGCATCGCCCAAGGCGACCGTGCCGGTACTGCACCTGCCGGACGGCGAGGTGATCGACCAGAGCCTCGACATCATGCGCTGGGCGCTCGGGCAGGCCGATCCCGAAGGCTGGCTCGACCGGGCCGACGCGGCGCTGATCGCCGCCAATGACGGGCCGTTCAAGCATCATCTCGACCGCTACAAATATCCCGATCGGCACGGCTCCGACAGCGCCGAGCATCGGACGGCGGGGCTCGGCCTGCTCGCAGCCTTGGAGGAGCGCCTCGCCCGGACGGCGCATCTCGACGGCCCGGCGCGCGGCCTGACCGACGCGGCGATCTTCCCCTTCGTCCGCCAGTTCGCCGAGACCGACCGCGCCTGGTTCGACGCGCAGCCGATGCCCCACCTCCACGACTGGCTGGCGCGGCAACTGGGTTCGGCATTGTTCGCGGCGGCGATGGTCCGGCCCGATCCCTGGCGGCCCGGCGATCCGCCGCTGCTGTTCCCCGCGGGCTGA
- a CDS encoding amidohydrolase 2 (PFAM: amidohydrolase 2), with amino-acid sequence MPLRRAQRLLRMSGTIIGVLTARGTGREGRMQDLLERLPVIDVDAHEMAPAHVWGEMFGPHSARFAEVAADFIRSFGANSFWRPGLADDAAITPASVWTEKGPSAPGAFDFDRRRRVLDAMGIARQLIFPSAALLAFGPLTGSSLASLGLPIPAGEEGQRMLRGVVAEYNDWVVRTTVAPGSRFRPAALLSGATVDELMEQAGDLVARGARAVWLPTGRPPGGRSPAAPELDSFWALMAANGVAVTLHLGTDSGFRSSDAWSQAPAFAVGKVDSVEIALEPFGTTTVHMGASNFLSAMVLGGVFERHPMLRFGVIELGATWFGPLAEHLDLWVEHIYAKRMAGVLSMPPSAYMDRNVRVTPFYFEPVDLYFRRYPQLSHAWCYSSDYPHVEGGVDSKLGFLARLEPLGTVAIEKFFAGNGAWLVPE; translated from the coding sequence ATGCCACTTCGCCGGGCTCAGCGGCTCCTCAGGATGAGCGGGACGATCATCGGAGTTCTAACCGCACGAGGAACAGGAAGGGAGGGACGGATGCAGGACCTGCTCGAACGGCTTCCCGTCATCGACGTCGACGCCCATGAGATGGCCCCGGCCCATGTCTGGGGCGAGATGTTCGGGCCGCACAGCGCCCGCTTCGCCGAGGTCGCGGCCGACTTCATCCGATCCTTCGGCGCCAACAGCTTCTGGCGCCCCGGCCTGGCCGATGACGCGGCGATCACGCCGGCGAGCGTGTGGACCGAGAAAGGACCGTCCGCGCCGGGTGCGTTCGACTTCGATCGCCGCCGCCGGGTGCTCGATGCGATGGGCATCGCCCGCCAGCTCATCTTCCCGTCTGCCGCGCTGCTCGCCTTCGGGCCGCTGACCGGCAGCAGCCTCGCCAGCCTCGGCCTGCCGATCCCGGCCGGCGAGGAGGGGCAGCGCATGCTGCGCGGGGTCGTCGCCGAATATAATGACTGGGTGGTGCGGACGACCGTCGCCCCGGGCAGCCGCTTCCGCCCGGCGGCGCTGCTGTCGGGGGCGACGGTCGACGAACTGATGGAGCAGGCCGGCGACCTGGTGGCGCGCGGCGCGCGGGCGGTCTGGCTGCCGACCGGACGGCCGCCCGGCGGTCGCTCGCCCGCCGCGCCCGAACTCGATTCCTTCTGGGCGCTGATGGCCGCCAACGGCGTCGCGGTGACGCTCCACCTCGGCACCGATTCCGGCTTCCGGTCGAGCGACGCGTGGAGTCAGGCGCCGGCCTTCGCGGTCGGCAAGGTCGACAGCGTCGAGATCGCGCTCGAACCCTTCGGCACCACGACCGTCCATATGGGGGCGAGCAACTTCCTCTCGGCGATGGTACTGGGCGGGGTGTTCGAGCGTCACCCGATGCTGCGCTTCGGGGTGATCGAACTGGGCGCGACCTGGTTCGGTCCGCTCGCCGAGCATCTCGACCTGTGGGTCGAGCATATCTACGCGAAGCGCATGGCCGGGGTCCTGTCGATGCCGCCCTCGGCCTATATGGACCGCAACGTCCGGGTCACCCCCTTCTATTTCGAGCCGGTCGACCTCTATTTCCGCCGCTATCCGCAGCTTAGCCACGCCTGGTGCTATTCGAGCGACTATCCGCATGTCGAAGGCGGGGTCGACAGCAAGCTCGGCTTCCTGGCGCGGCTGGAACCGCTCGGCACCGTGGCGATCGAGAAATTCTTCGCCGGCAACGGCGCCTGGCTGGTGCCCGAATGA
- a CDS encoding short-chain dehydrogenase/reductase SDR (PFAM: short-chain dehydrogenase/reductase SDR; KR) — translation MILSGKTVMISGVGPGMGRKLALLAAAEGARVAIGSLPSEQAFIDGVAAEVKAAGGECIAVGCDVTDQAQCHAFAAATIEAFGTIDGLVNSAYVHGGWDLFEDADLDVWRRAFEVTFWGALHMTKAVLPEMKRRRAGAVVNISTQGTVRALPRQGDYACAKAALNAATRTCARELGEYGIRFVATRMGRLWGVPYQVAMAERAKQQGITLDQLLDGVRAGIALGVIPPDEECAKGVVMFLSDYASMITGAGIDINGGEYMSP, via the coding sequence ATGATCCTCTCCGGCAAGACCGTGATGATTTCAGGGGTGGGACCGGGCATGGGCCGCAAGCTCGCCCTGCTCGCCGCCGCCGAGGGGGCGAGGGTGGCGATCGGATCGCTGCCCTCCGAACAGGCGTTCATCGACGGCGTCGCCGCCGAGGTGAAGGCGGCGGGCGGCGAATGCATCGCGGTCGGCTGCGACGTCACCGACCAGGCGCAGTGCCACGCCTTCGCCGCCGCGACGATCGAGGCGTTCGGCACGATCGACGGCCTCGTCAACAGCGCCTATGTCCATGGCGGCTGGGACCTGTTCGAGGATGCCGACCTCGACGTCTGGCGCCGCGCCTTCGAGGTGACCTTCTGGGGCGCGCTGCACATGACCAAGGCGGTGCTGCCCGAGATGAAGCGCCGCCGCGCCGGCGCGGTCGTCAACATCTCGACCCAGGGCACCGTCCGCGCGCTGCCGCGCCAGGGCGACTATGCCTGCGCCAAGGCCGCGCTCAACGCCGCGACCCGCACTTGCGCGCGCGAGCTGGGCGAATATGGCATCCGCTTCGTCGCCACGCGCATGGGCCGCCTCTGGGGCGTTCCCTATCAGGTCGCGATGGCCGAGCGGGCGAAGCAGCAGGGGATCACCCTCGACCAGCTTCTCGACGGCGTCCGCGCCGGCATCGCGCTGGGCGTCATCCCGCCCGACGAGGAATGCGCCAAGGGGGTCGTCATGTTCCTGTCCGACTATGCGTCGATGATCACTGGCGCCGGCATCGACATCAATGGCGGCGAGTATATGTCGCCGTGA
- a CDS encoding Rhodanese domain protein (PFAM: Rhodanese domain protein) yields the protein MESPSPDDRPVCVAALYRFARFADVEAVRAPLARLCCGLGVKGTLLVAAEGINGTIAGDDAAIARVVDHVRTLPGCADVDVKLSRAATMPFHRMKVRIKREIVTMGEPDIDPLEGTGHYVAPEDWNALISDPATIVIDTRNDYEVAIGSFAGAIDPGTASFRDFPAWFRAERERLLGNGGPEPRVAMFCTGGIRCEKSTAFLKAEGIEQVYHLEGGILKYLETVPPEESLWQGECFVFDQRVAVGHGLAPGTHALCHGCRMPVGPDDRASPLYVEGVSCPACADARSDEQRAGYAERHRQETLAAARGVAHVGATIAPRDAG from the coding sequence ATGGAATCACCGTCCCCCGACGATAGGCCGGTCTGCGTCGCCGCGCTCTACCGCTTCGCGCGCTTCGCCGATGTCGAGGCGGTGCGCGCGCCGCTTGCCCGGCTGTGCTGCGGGCTGGGGGTGAAGGGCACGCTGCTGGTCGCGGCGGAGGGGATCAACGGCACGATCGCGGGCGACGACGCGGCGATCGCGCGGGTGGTCGATCATGTCCGCACCCTGCCCGGCTGCGCCGACGTCGACGTCAAGCTGTCGCGCGCCGCGACCATGCCGTTCCACCGGATGAAGGTCCGGATCAAGCGCGAGATCGTGACGATGGGCGAGCCCGACATCGATCCGCTCGAAGGCACAGGCCATTATGTCGCGCCGGAGGATTGGAACGCGCTGATCTCCGACCCGGCGACGATCGTGATCGACACGCGCAACGATTATGAGGTCGCGATCGGCAGCTTCGCCGGGGCGATCGACCCCGGCACCGCCAGCTTCCGCGACTTCCCCGCCTGGTTCCGGGCCGAGCGCGAACGGCTGCTCGGCAATGGCGGCCCGGAACCTCGGGTCGCTATGTTCTGCACCGGCGGCATACGCTGCGAGAAATCGACCGCCTTCCTCAAGGCCGAGGGGATCGAGCAGGTCTATCACCTCGAGGGCGGCATCCTCAAATATCTGGAGACGGTGCCGCCGGAGGAGAGCCTGTGGCAGGGCGAATGCTTCGTCTTCGACCAGCGGGTCGCGGTCGGCCACGGCCTCGCGCCCGGCACCCATGCGCTCTGCCATGGTTGCCGGATGCCGGTCGGCCCCGACGACCGCGCCTCGCCGCTCTATGTCGAGGGGGTGAGCTGCCCCGCCTGCGCCGACGCGCGCAGCGACGAGCAACGCGCCGGCTATGCCGAGCGGCACCGGCAGGAGACGCTCGCCGCCGCGCGCGGGGTCGCGCATGTCGGCGCGACGATCGCGCCGCGCGATGCCGGCTAG
- a CDS encoding DNA translocase FtsK (PFAM: cell divisionFtsK/SpoIIIE), translating into MASRSIRIAGEDVTPTAAGPGGWRGVLAGLGRRAGSICAALALIGGTIASGFVLASYHVTDPSMNTAAGGPSQNVFGPVGAWIADLALSIFGPAIALVLPLGLVWGLRLWRGHPVGRWGRSLAIALCAVAIIGIGLGLFRGGSVAGLPAGFGGSLGLAGAALARLGLDQIADPTIANGARLGSAALLAILGLSLWVWGLGLMADERDWLFRRGAYARRPSEPYDEDEVPFDVDDIETIDKAPLPVRPPRHAPIDEDEEPAPPPVIADRKKAAAPSAKAVARERQSSLPLGDTYKLPSLSLLSPAPPSSGKTIDKAALERNARLLETVLDDFNVKGRIVEIRPGPVVTMYELEPAAGIKASRVIALADDIARNMSAMSARIAVIPGRTVIGIELPNAKRETVSLSELIASDAFEELSSGLALVLGKNIGGDPVIADLAPMPHLLVAGTTGSGKSVGINSMILSLLYRLTPDQCRMIMIDPKMLELSIYDDIPHLLSPVVTEPQKAVRALKWAVEQMEDRYRMMSSVGVRGLASFNERVRTAKAKGQPLGRRVQTGYDAETGQPIYEEEKLEFEPLPQIVVIVDELADLMMTAGKEVEFLIQRLAQKARAAGIHLIMATQRPSVDVITGVIKANLPTRISFQVTSKIDSRTILGEQGAEQLLGKGDMLYMAGGKQIIRVHGPFVSDDEVRAVADHWREQGTPDYIQAVTEEPEDGGFAMEGGPSGPDDPETQTYRRAIQLVVENRKASTSWLQRQLRIGYNSAARLIERLEKDGIVSQPDHVGRREVQVDMADLGRFLS; encoded by the coding sequence ATGGCAAGTCGCAGCATCAGGATCGCGGGGGAAGATGTCACGCCGACGGCGGCGGGGCCGGGCGGCTGGCGCGGAGTGCTGGCGGGGCTCGGGCGCCGCGCCGGGTCGATCTGCGCCGCGCTCGCGCTGATCGGCGGGACGATCGCGTCGGGCTTCGTGCTCGCCAGCTATCATGTCACCGATCCGTCGATGAACACGGCGGCCGGCGGCCCTTCGCAGAACGTCTTCGGCCCGGTCGGCGCCTGGATCGCCGATCTCGCGCTCAGCATCTTCGGGCCGGCGATCGCGCTGGTCCTGCCGCTCGGGCTGGTCTGGGGACTGCGGCTGTGGCGCGGCCATCCGGTCGGACGCTGGGGCCGCTCGCTCGCCATCGCCCTGTGCGCGGTCGCGATCATCGGCATCGGCCTGGGGTTGTTCCGGGGCGGATCGGTCGCCGGCCTGCCCGCCGGCTTCGGCGGCAGCCTGGGCCTGGCCGGCGCCGCGCTCGCCCGGCTCGGCCTCGACCAGATCGCCGATCCGACGATCGCCAACGGCGCCCGCCTCGGCAGCGCCGCGCTGCTCGCCATCCTCGGCCTGTCGCTGTGGGTCTGGGGCCTCGGCCTGATGGCCGACGAGCGCGACTGGCTGTTCCGGCGCGGCGCCTATGCCCGCCGCCCGTCCGAGCCCTATGACGAGGACGAGGTCCCGTTCGACGTCGACGACATCGAGACGATCGACAAGGCGCCCCTGCCCGTCCGCCCGCCGCGCCACGCGCCGATCGACGAGGATGAGGAGCCGGCGCCGCCGCCCGTCATCGCCGACCGCAAGAAGGCCGCCGCCCCCTCGGCCAAGGCGGTCGCGCGCGAGCGGCAAAGCTCGCTGCCGCTCGGCGACACCTACAAGCTGCCCAGCCTGTCGCTGCTGTCGCCGGCGCCGCCCTCCTCGGGCAAGACGATCGACAAGGCGGCGCTGGAGCGCAACGCCCGGCTGCTGGAGACCGTGCTCGACGACTTCAACGTCAAGGGCCGGATCGTCGAGATCCGCCCCGGCCCGGTCGTCACCATGTACGAGCTGGAGCCGGCCGCCGGCATCAAGGCGAGCCGCGTCATCGCGCTGGCCGACGACATCGCGCGCAACATGTCGGCGATGTCGGCGCGCATCGCCGTCATTCCGGGCCGCACCGTGATCGGCATCGAGCTGCCCAACGCCAAGCGCGAGACGGTGTCGCTGTCCGAGCTGATCGCCAGCGACGCCTTCGAGGAGCTGTCGAGCGGCCTCGCCCTCGTCCTCGGCAAGAATATCGGCGGCGATCCGGTGATCGCCGATCTCGCGCCGATGCCCCACCTGCTCGTCGCCGGCACCACCGGATCGGGCAAGTCGGTCGGCATCAACTCGATGATCCTGTCGCTGCTCTACCGGCTGACGCCCGACCAGTGCCGGATGATCATGATCGATCCGAAGATGCTCGAACTCAGCATCTACGACGACATCCCCCACCTGCTCTCCCCGGTCGTGACCGAGCCGCAAAAGGCGGTGCGCGCGCTCAAATGGGCGGTCGAGCAGATGGAGGACCGCTACCGGATGATGTCGTCGGTCGGGGTGCGCGGCCTCGCCAGCTTCAACGAGCGGGTGCGCACGGCGAAGGCCAAGGGCCAGCCGCTCGGCCGCCGCGTCCAGACCGGCTACGACGCCGAGACCGGCCAGCCGATCTACGAGGAGGAGAAGCTCGAGTTCGAGCCGCTGCCGCAGATCGTCGTCATCGTCGACGAGCTCGCCGACCTGATGATGACCGCCGGCAAGGAGGTCGAATTCCTGATCCAGCGGCTGGCGCAGAAGGCGCGCGCGGCGGGCATCCACCTGATCATGGCGACGCAGCGCCCGTCGGTCGACGTCATCACCGGCGTGATCAAGGCGAACCTGCCGACCCGCATCAGCTTCCAGGTCACCAGCAAGATCGACAGCCGCACCATATTGGGCGAGCAGGGCGCCGAGCAGCTGCTGGGCAAGGGCGACATGCTCTACATGGCCGGCGGCAAGCAGATCATCCGCGTCCACGGCCCGTTCGTGTCGGACGACGAGGTCCGCGCCGTCGCCGACCATTGGCGCGAGCAGGGCACCCCCGACTATATCCAGGCCGTCACCGAGGAGCCCGAGGACGGCGGCTTCGCGATGGAGGGCGGCCCGTCCGGCCCCGACGATCCCGAGACGCAGACCTATCGCCGCGCGATCCAGCTCGTCGTCGAGAACCGCAAGGCCTCGACCAGCTGGCTGCAACGCCAGCTCCGCATCGGCTACAACTCGGCCGCGCGGCTGATCGAGCGGCTGGAGAAGGACGGCATCGTCTCGCAGCCCGACCATGTCGGCCGGCGCGAGGTTCAGGTCGACATGGCCGACCTGGGGCGTTTCCTCAGCTAG
- a CDS encoding ATPase-like protein translates to MTARIDMGTSGPGQSVHFDVEELLATRLLVQGNSGSGKSHLLRRLLEGSAEVVQQVVIDPEGDFVTLADRFGHVVIQAFDHSEAEIVRLATRIREHRVSVVLALDELEIEQQMRCAATFLSALFDAPRDHWYPALVVVDEAQLFAPAVAGEVSDEARRASLGAMTNLMCRGRKRGLAGVIATQRLAKLAKNVAAEASNFMMGRTFLDIDMARAADLLGMERRQAEQIRDLPRGQFLALGPAVSRRPIPVTIGSVETSARSGSPKLMPLPSAPPEDLQGLLFAPGDDLPPPPPPPRAPVPTSDDLLRAISKSGPVLTPAAPSNEPAMPDEERDAVLNQVLREMCEDPEATYRQPAVLFQDFGVRCRMARLPQHGLDLAAFRRRLSMARAGLPDDLDEGWLDAMAIGATLPEDMLAPFLLVANAARDGREAPSDGQLAQVYGTHSQGRVRRLIAYMEEQGIFVLRTDLSGKRSINIPRLGWTTAATLPEAAE, encoded by the coding sequence GTGACCGCACGAATCGACATGGGCACCAGCGGCCCCGGCCAGTCCGTCCATTTCGACGTCGAGGAGCTTCTCGCCACCCGTCTGCTCGTCCAGGGCAATTCGGGCTCGGGCAAGTCGCATCTGCTCCGCCGGCTGCTCGAAGGATCGGCCGAGGTCGTCCAGCAGGTGGTGATCGATCCCGAGGGCGATTTCGTCACCCTGGCCGATCGTTTCGGCCATGTCGTCATCCAGGCGTTCGACCATAGCGAGGCGGAGATCGTCCGGCTCGCCACCCGCATCCGCGAGCATCGCGTGTCGGTGGTGCTGGCGCTCGACGAGCTCGAGATCGAGCAGCAGATGCGCTGCGCCGCAACCTTCCTGTCGGCGCTGTTCGATGCGCCGCGCGACCATTGGTATCCGGCGCTGGTGGTGGTCGACGAGGCGCAGCTCTTCGCCCCCGCCGTCGCGGGCGAGGTGTCCGACGAGGCGCGCCGCGCGTCGCTCGGCGCGATGACCAACCTGATGTGCCGGGGCCGCAAGCGCGGCCTCGCCGGGGTGATCGCCACCCAGCGGCTCGCGAAGCTCGCCAAGAATGTCGCGGCCGAGGCGTCGAACTTCATGATGGGGCGCACCTTCCTCGACATCGACATGGCGCGCGCCGCCGACCTGCTGGGCATGGAGCGACGCCAGGCCGAGCAGATCCGCGACCTGCCGCGCGGCCAGTTCCTGGCGCTGGGTCCGGCCGTGTCGCGCCGGCCGATCCCGGTGACGATCGGTTCGGTCGAGACCTCGGCGCGCAGCGGCAGCCCCAAGCTGATGCCGCTCCCCTCGGCCCCGCCCGAGGACTTGCAGGGCCTGCTGTTCGCGCCCGGCGACGATCTGCCGCCGCCCCCGCCGCCGCCCCGCGCGCCGGTGCCGACCAGCGACGACCTGCTCCGCGCGATCAGCAAGTCCGGCCCGGTCCTGACTCCCGCCGCGCCGAGCAACGAGCCCGCCATGCCCGACGAGGAGCGCGACGCGGTTCTCAACCAGGTGCTGCGCGAGATGTGCGAGGACCCGGAGGCGACCTATCGCCAGCCGGCGGTGCTGTTCCAGGATTTCGGCGTGCGCTGCCGGATGGCGCGATTGCCGCAGCATGGGCTCGATCTCGCCGCCTTCCGCCGCCGCCTGTCGATGGCGCGGGCGGGCCTGCCCGACGATCTCGACGAAGGCTGGCTCGACGCGATGGCGATCGGCGCGACCCTGCCGGAGGACATGCTCGCCCCCTTCCTGCTGGTCGCCAACGCCGCGCGCGACGGGCGCGAGGCGCCGTCCGACGGTCAGCTCGCGCAGGTCTACGGCACCCATTCGCAGGGCCGCGTCCGCCGCCTGATCGCCTATATGGAGGAGCAGGGCATCTTCGTCCTGCGCACCGACCTGTCGGGCAAGCGGTCGATCAACATCCCGCGCCTCGGCTGGACCACCGCCGCGACCCTGCCCGAAGCGGCGGAATAG
- a CDS encoding Resolvase helix-turn-helix domain protein (PFAM: regulatory protein, TetR; Resolvase helix-turn-helix domain protein) produces the protein MTEAVPPPSARERHKEDVRTRILDSLIALLGEGIDINHDRVAERTGVARRTVYRYFPDHDALMQPLWDRVVNLAGGAAVRFPDSEAELTSSMLSIYEGFDRIAGLATIVRATPQGRAVRLAQKERRRAAYVSATADAVKALPPEDRLLATAMLQVLHTTPWLEMRDQWDMDGAQMATACRWAVETLLKDLRARGAKPLSEGPA, from the coding sequence ATGACCGAAGCCGTCCCCCCGCCATCCGCGCGCGAACGCCACAAGGAGGATGTCCGCACCCGCATCCTCGACAGCCTGATCGCGCTGCTGGGCGAGGGCATCGACATCAACCATGACCGGGTCGCCGAACGGACCGGCGTCGCCCGGCGCACCGTCTATCGCTATTTCCCCGATCATGACGCGCTGATGCAGCCGCTCTGGGACCGGGTCGTGAACCTGGCCGGCGGGGCCGCCGTCCGCTTCCCCGACAGCGAGGCCGAGCTGACCTCGTCGATGCTCTCCATCTATGAGGGTTTCGACCGGATCGCCGGCCTGGCGACGATCGTCCGGGCGACGCCGCAGGGCCGCGCGGTCCGGCTCGCGCAGAAGGAGCGGCGGCGGGCGGCCTATGTCTCGGCGACGGCGGACGCGGTGAAGGCGCTGCCGCCCGAGGACCGGCTGCTGGCGACGGCGATGCTCCAGGTGCTTCACACCACGCCCTGGCTGGAGATGCGCGACCAGTGGGACATGGACGGCGCGCAGATGGCGACCGCCTGCCGATGGGCGGTGGAGACGCTGCTCAAGGACCTGCGCGCGCGCGGCGCCAAGCCGCTGTCGGAAGGGCCCGCCTGA